In Leptospira saintgironsiae, one genomic interval encodes:
- a CDS encoding GlcG/HbpS family heme-binding protein has translation MKRKHSIFVNLFPKFLAFCFLFFGIVLPSHAQPLSYGPNINLEQAKKVIAAAEAEAKKNQWNMAIAIVDTGGNLVLLQKMDNTQIGSIDIAKGKAATANNFKRPSRALEEAVEKGGIGLRLLAVPGVFPLEGGELILLDGKIIGAIGVSGAQSTQDGQVARAGVSALNSK, from the coding sequence TTGAAAAGAAAACATTCGATATTTGTAAATTTATTCCCAAAGTTTTTGGCCTTCTGCTTTTTATTTTTCGGAATTGTCTTACCCTCCCATGCCCAACCTTTAAGTTATGGACCCAATATTAATTTGGAACAGGCCAAAAAGGTAATCGCTGCCGCAGAAGCTGAAGCAAAGAAAAACCAATGGAATATGGCGATCGCTATTGTTGATACAGGAGGAAATTTGGTATTACTTCAAAAAATGGATAATACTCAGATAGGTTCCATTGATATCGCAAAGGGAAAAGCTGCGACCGCTAATAATTTTAAAAGACCGAGCCGCGCATTGGAAGAGGCGGTTGAAAAAGGTGGTATTGGTCTCAGGCTTTTAGCTGTTCCAGGAGTTTTTCCTTTAGAAGGTGGAGAGCTGATCCTTCTGGACGGAAAAATTATAGGGGCGATTGGAGTTTCGGGAGCCCAATCTACTCAAGATGGGCAAGTAGCCAGAGCAGGAGTTTCCGCTTTAAATTCTAAGTGA
- a CDS encoding neutral/alkaline non-lysosomal ceramidase N-terminal domain-containing protein, whose translation MKPNQIVKKIQPYLISILLIFSAVACGTVAEYKIAYKKPEVISKTRGLVAGISKVDLTPPPGLPLAGYSKMAETEKGFRTRLYARIFYIRKDANEPVVLIQSDLLSGSLLIHHLLAERLASKTDISFGGIVFAGTHTHSAPANFYDNNFYNEFASNKPGFDKGWTDFVLDRLTNGVEEAYKSAKPAKIASGKTAIWGLTRNRSLDAYRANKNSGFEELKPEIQYQAINPDLVMIRIDAQDKDGRYKPLGAFSTFSVHGTTVPNSNDVANADVFAYPTRILEKKIRKDFKPSWDPIHALNNSTHGDNSPDYREDMQGFIESRRIGEAIGAEASKLFDSLQNSLSTEANLSFNTREVDLYENQKIADAEVCDRPYVGTALTGGAEDGLTPVLSWLPFFAEGWPRWFLTGGCQGHKRIVGFKYLQPIVLPKSKFPHKLLLQSVKIADTLLLPVPFEVTKESGKRFVDEALKSSSQPIKNASVISCANGYFGYVTTPEEYTRQHYEGGHTLYGPGTQPFLQAHLADLTKNLPAAGGKEAFPASWNYELDRSDRFPETEKSEGVRELVDSPELILAEENLEKHWVFRYKDVGRSEISLHESLVSIEYKEGNDWKELTLDGEPVDDKGVDIEVRKTSNSGKGMAVYQVRWYNPEQIAKRKYRFVIRPRAGQAKFVSPEF comes from the coding sequence ATGAAACCGAATCAAATAGTGAAGAAAATACAACCGTACCTAATTTCGATCCTTCTAATCTTTTCTGCAGTCGCTTGCGGAACCGTCGCCGAATATAAGATCGCTTATAAAAAACCGGAAGTCATATCCAAAACCAGAGGGCTGGTTGCTGGAATTTCCAAGGTGGATTTAACTCCTCCTCCCGGTTTACCTTTAGCAGGTTATTCCAAAATGGCTGAGACCGAAAAAGGTTTCCGCACTCGTCTTTATGCTAGGATTTTCTATATTAGAAAAGATGCAAATGAGCCAGTCGTTCTGATCCAAAGTGATCTTTTATCCGGATCACTTTTGATCCATCATTTGCTTGCAGAACGTTTGGCTTCTAAGACAGATATTTCTTTTGGTGGGATAGTGTTTGCAGGAACTCATACACACTCTGCTCCTGCTAACTTTTACGATAATAATTTTTATAACGAGTTTGCTTCTAACAAACCTGGATTCGATAAGGGTTGGACTGATTTCGTATTGGATCGTTTGACCAATGGAGTAGAAGAAGCATACAAATCTGCAAAACCAGCTAAGATCGCCTCTGGAAAAACCGCTATTTGGGGACTGACCAGAAACAGATCTTTGGATGCTTATCGAGCTAATAAAAACTCTGGATTCGAAGAATTAAAACCAGAGATCCAATACCAAGCAATCAATCCTGATCTAGTGATGATCCGCATTGATGCACAAGATAAAGACGGAAGATACAAACCTCTTGGTGCATTCTCTACATTCTCTGTTCACGGGACGACTGTACCTAATTCAAATGATGTTGCGAACGCAGATGTGTTTGCTTATCCAACTCGAATTTTAGAGAAGAAAATCCGTAAAGATTTTAAACCAAGCTGGGATCCAATCCATGCTCTAAACAATTCTACCCACGGAGATAATTCTCCCGATTATCGTGAAGACATGCAAGGATTCATAGAATCCAGAAGAATTGGAGAAGCAATCGGGGCAGAAGCTTCCAAACTTTTTGATTCTTTGCAAAACTCTCTAAGCACTGAAGCTAATCTTTCTTTTAATACAAGAGAAGTGGATCTGTATGAAAACCAAAAGATAGCTGATGCAGAAGTTTGTGATCGTCCTTATGTAGGAACTGCATTAACAGGCGGAGCTGAAGATGGACTCACTCCAGTATTGAGCTGGTTACCATTCTTTGCAGAAGGTTGGCCTCGTTGGTTTTTGACAGGTGGTTGCCAAGGTCATAAAAGAATAGTAGGTTTCAAATATCTTCAACCTATCGTTCTTCCAAAATCAAAGTTCCCTCATAAACTTCTTTTACAGTCTGTGAAAATTGCAGACACACTTCTTCTTCCTGTTCCTTTTGAAGTTACTAAAGAATCTGGAAAAAGATTTGTGGATGAGGCATTAAAGTCCAGCTCTCAACCGATCAAGAATGCATCTGTGATCAGTTGTGCAAACGGATACTTCGGTTATGTAACTACTCCAGAAGAATATACTCGCCAACATTATGAAGGTGGTCATACTCTTTACGGACCAGGCACCCAACCATTCTTACAGGCACATCTTGCTGACCTGACCAAAAATCTTCCAGCTGCTGGAGGAAAAGAAGCATTCCCTGCGTCTTGGAATTACGAATTGGATCGTTCTGATCGTTTTCCTGAAACTGAAAAATCAGAAGGCGTAAGAGAATTAGTAGATTCTCCTGAGCTAATCTTAGCAGAAGAAAATCTGGAAAAACATTGGGTCTTCCGTTATAAAGATGTGGGTCGTTCTGAAATTTCCTTACATGAATCTTTAGTTTCTATTGAATACAAAGAAGGTAATGATTGGAAAGAGTTAACCCTGGATGGAGAACCTGTAGACGATAAGGGAGTTGATATAGAAGTGAGAAAAACTTCTAACTCAGGAAAAGGAATGGCAGTTTATCAAGTTCGTTGGTACAACCCGGAACAAATTGCAAAACGTAAATATAGATTTGTGATCCGTCCTCGCGCTGGCCAAGCCAAGTTCGTTTCTCCAGAATTCTAA
- a CDS encoding YiiD C-terminal domain-containing protein — MSQPGFLQRLKFHFFNFYPPYFGAGIKVKALNKDRTLFSTTMKLTPFNKNYVGTQFGGSLYSMCDPFYMLILMEHLGSGYLVWDKAATIRFIKPGEGTVRAEFHIPKEKIQEIKEETDRKRKMDVTFTAQIVDVKTGKLVAEVDKVIYVRKKLKE; from the coding sequence ATGTCCCAACCGGGCTTTTTACAAAGACTTAAATTTCATTTTTTCAATTTCTATCCTCCTTACTTCGGTGCGGGTATCAAGGTGAAAGCTTTAAACAAAGATAGGACCTTATTCTCCACTACAATGAAACTCACACCATTCAATAAGAACTATGTGGGAACACAATTCGGAGGATCTCTCTACTCCATGTGTGATCCTTTTTATATGTTGATCCTAATGGAACATTTAGGGTCCGGATATTTGGTCTGGGACAAAGCAGCAACTATCAGATTCATAAAACCAGGAGAAGGTACTGTAAGAGCTGAATTCCATATCCCTAAGGAAAAAATCCAAGAGATCAAAGAAGAAACAGATCGTAAAAGAAAAATGGACGTTACATTCACGGCTCAGATCGTCGATGTGAAAACAGGCAAGCTCGTGGCAGAAGTAGACAAAGTTATCTATGTCAGAAAAAAATTGAAAGAGTAA
- the gcvT gene encoding glycine cleavage system aminomethyltransferase GcvT, with amino-acid sequence MSQWKTTPLYEEHKLLGAKMIPFGGWDMPVQYSGIIAEHTATREAAGLFDVSHMGEIFIEGQADIILGFLESVTCNSVSSLANGQVQYNAIINENGGLVDDITLYKFNDQKYMICANASNVDSVYAYLKKYVPSSAKLENQSSSWHQIAIQGPKADSILSSYFKSDLSHIGYYKFVLFSFAGEEIILSRTGYTGEDGFEIYSSNSTGVRIWKELLEFGKTEGLLPVGLGARDTLRIEAKYPLYGHELDENRSPIQSGIGWIVKEKKTPYPKYEQIISEKKEGPKRKIVAFELQEAGVPRENMPVLDSNGKNIGITTSGTFSPSLKKGIGLALVDSEKIQHGESIQIEIRGQAKSAIIFTQSFIPGSIRKN; translated from the coding sequence ATGTCCCAATGGAAAACCACACCTCTGTATGAGGAGCATAAACTTTTAGGCGCTAAGATGATACCTTTCGGCGGCTGGGATATGCCTGTTCAATATTCAGGAATCATCGCTGAACATACAGCGACTAGAGAAGCTGCCGGTCTCTTCGATGTTTCCCATATGGGGGAAATTTTTATCGAAGGCCAGGCTGATATTATTCTCGGCTTTCTCGAATCGGTTACCTGCAATTCTGTTTCTTCTTTAGCAAATGGACAAGTGCAGTACAATGCAATCATCAATGAGAATGGCGGACTAGTCGACGATATCACTCTCTACAAGTTTAACGATCAAAAATATATGATCTGCGCAAACGCGTCCAATGTGGATTCAGTTTATGCGTATCTAAAAAAGTATGTACCAAGTTCTGCAAAATTAGAAAACCAAAGTTCATCGTGGCATCAGATCGCGATCCAAGGCCCCAAAGCAGATTCCATTCTTTCTTCTTATTTTAAATCTGATCTAAGCCATATCGGATATTATAAATTCGTGTTATTCTCCTTTGCGGGAGAAGAGATCATTCTTTCCAGGACTGGTTATACAGGCGAAGACGGATTCGAAATTTACAGTTCTAATTCTACTGGTGTTAGAATCTGGAAGGAACTATTAGAGTTCGGAAAAACAGAAGGACTTCTTCCTGTAGGTTTAGGCGCGAGAGACACACTTCGTATTGAAGCAAAATATCCTCTTTACGGTCATGAGTTGGACGAGAACAGAAGTCCAATCCAATCCGGGATAGGCTGGATCGTAAAAGAAAAGAAAACACCTTATCCTAAATACGAACAGATCATCTCCGAAAAAAAAGAAGGGCCTAAAAGAAAGATCGTGGCATTCGAGCTGCAAGAAGCAGGTGTTCCAAGAGAGAATATGCCAGTATTAGATTCTAACGGCAAAAATATCGGGATCACAACTTCCGGTACCTTCTCCCCCTCCTTAAAAAAAGGAATAGGGCTTGCTCTCGTTGACTCTGAAAAGATCCAACATGGAGAATCCATCCAAATCGAGATCAGAGGACAGGCAAAGTCCGCAATTATATTCACCCAATCTTTCATTCCGGGTAGCATTCGGAAAAATTAA